The region ATTACCAATATTTTGAATACCTTCTTTAGTGATTTTTTGAAACGTAATGGCTTTTGTAAAACTGTCTAAATTTACTCCAGAATACGCTTTACTAAAACCATTAGTAGGTAAGGTGTGATTAGTTCCAGATGCATAATCTCCTGCGCTTTCTGGTGTATAGTTTCCTATAAATACAGATCCTGCGTTAATTATATTATTGACAAAAAAATCATTGTCATTAGTACATAATATTAAGTGTTCAGGAGCATAGTCATTAATTATGTCTAATGCATCATTCGCGTCTTCCATAATAATAGCTTTAGAATTTTCAAGTGCTTGTTTAGCTATGTCTTTTCTTGGTAAAACCGCTAACTGTTTGTCTATTTCTTTTTGTACTTGCTCTATAAAACCTTGAGAATCTGACACCAAAATGACTTGACTATCTGCACCATGTTCTGCTTGGCTTAGCAAATCTGAAGCCACGTAACTTGCATTAGCACTATTATCTGCAGCTATTAGCAATTCGCTTGGTCCAGCTGGCATATCTATTGCTACTCCGTATTTAGTTGCTAATTGTTTCGCCACTGTCACAAACTGGTTTCCTGGACCAAAAATCTTGTAGACTTGTGGTATAGTGTCTGTTCCAAACGTTAATCCAGCTATTGCTTGAATACCTCCAACTTTAATTATTTTAGTGACTCCACAAAGCTCTGCTGCATATAAAATTTCGTTAGCTATGTTACCTTCTTTGTTGGGAGGCGAACATAATACAATCTCCTTACATCCTGCAATTTGAGCAGGAACAGCCAACATTAAAACGGTTGAAAATAATGGTGCGCTACCAGCAGGAATATAAATCCCGACTTTTTGAATGGCTCTTTTTTCTTGCCAGCAAGTGACACCAACTGTAGTTTCAATGCTGATTGTTTCCGTTTTTTGTGCGTTGTGAAATGTCTCAATATTACGCTTTGCTAGTTGAATTGCTTGTTTTAAATCAGATGAAATTTTAGAACTCGCTAGCTCAACTTCTTTAGCGGACACTGTATTTGAAGCTAATTCGACTCCATCAAACAGTTGCGTGTATTTTGTTATAGCTAGATCACCATTACGTTGCACATCCTCAAAGATTTGAGTTACTGTAGTTTCAATATCATCTACAGTCTGTGTTGGTCGTTTTAAAAGGGTTGACCAAGTGGATTGGTTTGGGTTTATAAATGTTTTCATAATTATTTTTTTTCACTTTGTCTATTCGCAGTGTAATATTTAGATTGTTAAATCACCATTTTTTCTATCGGACAAACTAAAATACCTTGTGCTCCATTAGCTTTTAATTCGTCAATAACTTCCCAAAATTGGTTTTTATTTATTACGGAGTGTACACTACTCCAACCTGCTTCTGCTAATGGTAAAACCGTTGGGCTTTTCATTCCTGGCAAAATATTGATGATATCTTTTAGCTTATCGTTTGGTGCATTTAGTAACACGTATTTTGAGTTTTGTCCTTTTAAAACAGATTGTATTCTAAATTGTATTTTTTCAAGCAATTTTTGATTTTCAGTAGAAATTTTAGGAGATACTGCTAATACTGCTTCCGATTTTAAAATAACTTCAACTTCTTTTAAACCGTTTTTAAATAATGTACTTCCGCTAGACACAATATCTACAATAGCATCTGCTAACCCAATATTTGGAGCAATTTCTACAGAACCATTAATGATGTGTAACTTGGCAGATACGTTGTTTTTACTTAAAAACTGATTAACTGTATTTGGGTACGATGTAGCAATACGTTTTCCTTCTAAATCTTTAACCGAATTGTATTTTGCTCCTTTAGGTACTGCAACAGACACTTTGCAACTAGAAAATCCTAATGTTTCTGCAATTGTAATGTCATTACCTTTTTCGATTAATACATTTTCTCCGATGATGGCAATGTCTACCACACCATCCTTTAGATATTGTGGAATATCTCCATTACGTAAATAGAAAATTTCTAAAGGAAAATTTCTGGCTGATGCTTTAAGTTGGTCTTTTCCATTGTCTATAGAAATACCAATGTCTTTAAGGATTTTCATGGAATCCTCATTTAATCGTCCTGATTTTTGAACTGCAATTTTTAATTTACTCATTTTAATTTTTTTTTAATTGGGTTTGAGTAAATCTTTAATTAGAAAGTTGTTAAAAACAAAAAACCGTTTGATTTACTCAAACGGTTTTTAAATATGTTGATTTTATACAATACATCTTCAGTTCGCTTGAGTGCAAATATGAAAATGATGATGATGTGATTGAATAAAATTCATTTCTGTTTTGTTGAATACAAATATTGTGAATTTAAAATGTAAAAAGCAAACCTATTCTTATTTAAATTTAAATTTTAAGAAAATCTTAGCTTTTTACTTTTAAATTATTGATTTCCTAAAATAATTGGCATTCCGCTATCACCTGAGCCTATAACAATAACTTTACTATTATTAGATTCTGATAATTTTACTGTTGCTTCGATACCTTTATCTTGTAAAATTTTATCTGTTAGTGAAGCACTTAAAATACGATTTGCATCTGCTTTACCTTGTGCTTCAATAATTACTTTTTCTGCTTCTTTTGCAGCTGTCACTAATCTAAACTCATACTCTAAAGACTCTTGTTCTTGACGTAATTTACGCTCGATAGCTTCTTTAATTGTATTAGGTAAAGTAACATCGCGTACTAACACCTCGTTTAATTGTACGTATTGCTTTTCTAAAATCTTTTTTGTTTCAGCAAAAATTTCATCTTGAATTGCGTCACGCTTACTAGAATATAGTTGTTCTGGTGTGTAACGACCAACTACACTACGTGCAGCACTACGTATGGCAGGCTGTATGACACGTTGCAAGTAGTTTTGACCTAGTGATTGGTGAAGATTTCCTAACTCGCTGTAAACAGGCTCGTACCAAGCAGAAGCATCAATTTGTATTTCTAGTCCGTTAGACGATAATACTTTCATTTTTTCAAATAATTCTTGTTGACGTACTTCATAAATATAGACTTTATTCCATGGTGCAACAATATGAAACCCTTCACCCATTGGAGGCTCATCGGTTACAACACCGTCTCCAAAGGTTTCAAAAAGCACTCCAGCTTCTCCAGAGTCAATTGTTACTGCTGATTTAGCAATTAAAATAATTCCGATAATAACCGCTATGATTATTGGGAATGCAATTTTTGGTAATTTTTCCATAACTAATTTTTAATTTTATATTAATCCTTTATATTTTCTTATAAACCATTCTAATGCCAAGGATAAAGCTATTATAAACAGTAAATATTGCCAATCTATCAAAGGTACAATACTTTTGTTACTTTTTTGGATGGGTTGATAATGATTATCTTTTAATAAACGTTCTGAGATTGCAGCGTAATTATCTATGAAGAAAGCTTCACCACTACTGTTAGTAGCTATTTGTTGCAACTTTGTTACATTGGCATTTAAAAATTGTTGCTCTATATTGTATTCCACAATTTTAAAATTTCCTGAAACTGTAATGTTTTCTGAGCTTGCACTAACTGTAAAGTTATAATCTCCTGCTGGTATATTACTTAAATTGACTTGATAATTGTTTCCTTTTAAAATTAAAGGTCTTTTAGAGGTTTTATTGGTGTCTTTATTTTTAAGTGAAATTGTTAATGCTTCACCACTATCAAATTCGTAATTCTTATTAAAAAATTGAGCACTTATTATAATACTTTCACTTCCGT is a window of Olleya sp. YS DNA encoding:
- the hisD gene encoding histidinol dehydrogenase encodes the protein MKTFINPNQSTWSTLLKRPTQTVDDIETTVTQIFEDVQRNGDLAITKYTQLFDGVELASNTVSAKEVELASSKISSDLKQAIQLAKRNIETFHNAQKTETISIETTVGVTCWQEKRAIQKVGIYIPAGSAPLFSTVLMLAVPAQIAGCKEIVLCSPPNKEGNIANEILYAAELCGVTKIIKVGGIQAIAGLTFGTDTIPQVYKIFGPGNQFVTVAKQLATKYGVAIDMPAGPSELLIAADNSANASYVASDLLSQAEHGADSQVILVSDSQGFIEQVQKEIDKQLAVLPRKDIAKQALENSKAIIMEDANDALDIINDYAPEHLILCTNDNDFFVNNIINAGSVFIGNYTPESAGDYASGTNHTLPTNGFSKAYSGVNLDSFTKAITFQKITKEGIQNIGNSIELMAEAEGLQAHKNAVSIRLKDLK
- the hisG gene encoding ATP phosphoribosyltransferase; protein product: MSKLKIAVQKSGRLNEDSMKILKDIGISIDNGKDQLKASARNFPLEIFYLRNGDIPQYLKDGVVDIAIIGENVLIEKGNDITIAETLGFSSCKVSVAVPKGAKYNSVKDLEGKRIATSYPNTVNQFLSKNNVSAKLHIINGSVEIAPNIGLADAIVDIVSSGSTLFKNGLKEVEVILKSEAVLAVSPKISTENQKLLEKIQFRIQSVLKGQNSKYVLLNAPNDKLKDIINILPGMKSPTVLPLAEAGWSSVHSVINKNQFWEVIDELKANGAQGILVCPIEKMVI
- a CDS encoding prohibitin family protein: MEKLPKIAFPIIIAVIIGIILIAKSAVTIDSGEAGVLFETFGDGVVTDEPPMGEGFHIVAPWNKVYIYEVRQQELFEKMKVLSSNGLEIQIDASAWYEPVYSELGNLHQSLGQNYLQRVIQPAIRSAARSVVGRYTPEQLYSSKRDAIQDEIFAETKKILEKQYVQLNEVLVRDVTLPNTIKEAIERKLRQEQESLEYEFRLVTAAKEAEKVIIEAQGKADANRILSASLTDKILQDKGIEATVKLSESNNSKVIVIGSGDSGMPIILGNQ